In the Ipomoea triloba cultivar NCNSP0323 chromosome 6, ASM357664v1 genome, one interval contains:
- the LOC116023414 gene encoding uncharacterized protein LOC116023414, which produces MEYVRIRLRYDNCFTVPAVGRSGGLALLWNGGVDVEVVGYSNHYIDTVVTPGGSAPKWRFTGYYGHPERARRRSSWDLLRYLSALNNLPWLMMGDFNDIMRAEEKIGRVPHPEWLRKGFCEAVRSSGLSDFAFMGCQLTWERGRGSANWVREKLDRVLVSGTWRDLFPEARAWSVERGCSDHLPIHLVTHHLGRRSYVRRPRYENSWGKIPECNELVDRVWGRFFSLPIGDRLVMCGKEIWKWGRGRNKGEMEELNRCKVRLGELRPRTDMIGVREFGRVQQRYLALVQTQSDHWKQRAKELWYGGGDSNTRYFHSSVNGRRWKNRIHVLLNSSGFPISDEEGKANIMVDYFQNLFQTEEGDDRPVLACVRIRITDYQNEELVRHVTAEEVRAAVFAMHPDKSPGQDGLSPAFFQTHWDVVGPEVVLLCQSFINTGFLPDCLNVTHIVLIPKKKHPDVMTDFRPISLCNVVYRVVAKLLANRLRGVLNSVISSSQSAFIPRRSIVDNVLIAFESVHAMNRMRKGHGGFGALKLDMSKAYDRVEWGFLGRIMEKMGFSVRWVELMKACVATVRYNILFEGKEWGPIIPSRDLRQGDPLSPCLFIIVAEGLSEMLRANNLEAGCIKEILREYGQASGQQINLDKSAITFGANVEREDKEAVCDILGIHEQRVRGCYLGLPGYVGRHKKDILGFIREKVRGRILHWGNRFLSRGREVLLKTVLQSIPNYAMNVFLFPKGLCDEIEKLMNSFWWGCENRRSGIRWSTWDDLCRPKGFGGMGFRKVREMNLAMLGKQSWKLVHEPDALVSRIFKARYFPRCSFLEAGRGSNPSFVWSSIYATQGLVWKGVRWRIGDGERVRVWGDPWLPDCDNPLVCTPEPNYLNNPFVKSLFLSGTTSWDVDLLKDIFCPRDCSLILSIPTLSMPGQDSLFWTGEEHGGYSVRSAYRLVRGLCVDDGGYGWTGVQCDSLCPLCGSEAETAIHLFANCRFAHECWRIIDKDWELGFVDSIQGWVDEMWGVLSREMCEKVVVVCWAIWENRNDKVWNNTYKDPASLLRYAFCFVENWRAVYGANMCLGRRVTQQPEHGMWHPPPPPKINVVVAMDFANSRMGFGWVVRDDAGVIHGVVMRTVEGLFSVREAEAMGAREALSWIKGRGWQHVIVETDAQVVANAVQTGGNCTPFGGLIDEICELLHQLESASLVFISRNFNMPAHVIAKRSLSMVGVEFCELFYSIPRCLASLVCLNSVLA; this is translated from the exons ATGGAATATGTTCGAATACGTCTACGATATGATAATTGTTTTACCGTTCCGGCAGTCGGTCGTAGCGGTGGTTTAGCTCTCTTGTGGAATGGCGGCGTTGACGTGGAGGTCGTGGGTTACTCCAACCACTACATTGACACGGTGGTTACGCCCGGGGGGTCTGCTCCTAAATGGCGTTTTACGGGATATTACGGCCATCCAGAGAGGGCTCGTCGGCGAAGTTCCTGGGATTTGCTACGGTATCTTTCTGCCCTTAATAATTTGCCTTGGTTAATGATGGGTGATTTTAATGACATTATGAGGGCTGAGGAGAAGATTGGTCGGGTGCCTCACCCTGAGTGGCTTAGGAAGGGGTTTTGCGAGGCAGTTCGGAGTAGTGGGTTGAGTGATTTTGCTTTTATGGGCTGTCAATTAACCtgggagagagggagagggtCTGCAAATTGGGTGCGTGAAAAGCTGGATCGAGTGCTAGTCTCCGGTACATGGCGTGATTTGTTCCCTGAGGCTAGGGCTTGGTCGGTTGAGAGGGGCTGCAGCGACCATTTGCCAATTCATTTGGTTACTCACCACTTGGGTCGGAGATCGTATGTTCGTCGTCCTAGATATGAAAACAGCTGGGGGAAAATTCCAGAGTGCAATGAACTTGTGGACAGGGTTTGGGGTCGGTTTTTTTCTCTGCCGATTGGGGATAGGTTAGTTATGTGTGGTAAAGAAATTTGGAAGTGGGGCCGAGGGAGGAATAAGGGGGAGATGGAGGAGCTGAATCGCTGTAAGGTTCGGCTTGGGGAGTTGAGGCCGCGTACTGATATGATTGGGGTGAGAGAGTTTGGCAGAGTTCAGCAGCGGTACCTAGCTCTTGTTCAAACGCAGAGTGATCACTGGAAACAGAGAGCTAAAGAGCTATGGTATGGTGGAGGGGATAGCAATACTCGCTATTTCCATTCTTCAGTAAATGGCCGCCGGTGGAAAAATCGTATACATGTTTTGCTAAATTCCAGTGGTTTTCCGATTTCTGATGAAGAGGGTAAGGCGAATATTATGGTCGATTATTTCCAGAATCTGTTCCAAACGGAGGAGGGCGATGATCGGCCAGTATTGGCTTGCGTTCGGATTCGCATTACTGATTACCAGAACGAGGAGTTGGTGCGGCATGTCACGGCGGAGGAGGTGCGTGCGGCGGTCTTTGCTATGCATCCCGACAAATCCCCGGGCCAGGATGGTTTGTCACCTGCATTCTTTCAGACACATTGGGACGTGGTTGGTCCTGAGGTAGTTCTCTTGTGTCAATCTTTTATAAATACTGGTTTTCTCCCTGATTGTCTAAATGTGACCCATATTGTCTTGATTCCAAAGAAAAAACACCCTGATGTTATGACTGATTTTCGCCCTATTTCGCTTTGTAATGTTGTGTATCGTGTTGTAGCGAAACTTTTAGCAAATAGGCTCCGGGGGGTTTTAAATTCTGTAATTTCCAGTTCTCAAAGTGCCTTTATTCCAAGGAGGTCTATTGTTGATAATGTCCTTATTGCTTTTGAGTCTGTACATGCTATGAATCGAATGAGAAAGGGGCATGGGGGTTTTGGGGCCTTGAAATTGGATATGAGTAAGGCGTACGATCGGGTGGAATGGGGTTTTTTGGGGAGGATTATGGAAAAAATGGGTTTTAGTGTGCGGTGGGTGGAGCTCATGAAGGCTTGTGTGGCCACAGTCcgttataatattttgtttgagGGAAAGGAGTGGGGGCCTATAATTCCTTCTAGGGATTTAAGGCAGGGGGATCCTTTGTCACCTTGTCTTTTTATTATTGTGGCCGAAGGTCTGAGTGAGATGTTACGG GCAAATAATCTTGAGGCGGGTTGTATAAAGGAAATTTTGAGGGAGTATGGTCAGGCTAGCGGGCAACAAATAAATTTGGATAAATCAGCTATCACTTTTGGGGCAAACGTTGAGAGGGAGGATAAGGAGGCTGTTTGTGATATTTTAGGAATTCATGAACAGCGGGTTAGGGGCTGTTATCTTGGGCTTCCGGGGTATGTGGGGCGGCATAAGAAGGATATTCTGGGATTTATTCGGGAAAAGGTGAGAGGTCGGATTCTCCATTGGGGAAATAGATTTTTATCTAGGGGGCGTGAGGTTTTGCTTAAAACTGTGCTGCAGAGCATCCCAAATTATGCAATGAATGTCTTTTTATTCCCCAAAGGTTTGTGTGATGAGATTGAGAAACTCATGAATTCGTTCTGGTGGGGTTGTGAGAATAGGAGGTCTGGTATTAGGTGGAGTACTTGGGATGACCTTTGTCGTCCTAAGGGTTTTGGGGGAATGGGTTTTCGTAAGGTGAGGGAGATGAATCTTGCTATGTTAGGTAAGCAGAGTTGGAAACTGGTTCATGAACCTGATGCCCTTGTGTCTCGGATATTTAAAGCTCGTTATTTTCCCCGTTGTTCTTTTCTAGAGGCAGGTAGGGGATCCAACCCTTCTTTCGTGTGGTCCAGTATTTATGCAACGCAAGGTTTGGTGTGGAAAGGGGTTAGATGGAGGATAGGGGATGGGGAGAGGGTTAGAGTGTGGGGGGATCCTTGGCTTCCTGATTGTGATAATCCTTTGGTGTGTACCCCGGAGCCGAATTATTTGAATAATCCTTTTGTTAAGTCTCTGTTTCTGAGTGGTACTACTTCTTGGGATGTGGATTTATTGAAAGATATCTTTTGCCCACGAGATTGCTCTCTTATTTTGAGTATTCCTACTCTTTCCATGCCTGGGCAGGATTCTTTATTTTGGACAGGCGAGGAACATGGAGGGTATTCGGTTAGGAGTGCTTATCGTTTAGTGAGAGGGTTATGTGTGGATGATGGGGGTTATGGTTGGACTGGA GTGCAATGTGATTCGTTATGTCCTTTATGCGGCTCTGAGGCAGAAACTGCTATTCACCTATTCGCGAATTGTAGATTTGCGCACGAGTGTTGGAGGATTATTGATAAGGATTGGGAGTTGGGGTTTGTGGACTCGATTCAGGGTTGGGTGGATGAGATGTGGGGGGTGTTGTCGAGGGAGATGTGCGAGAAGGTGGTGGTTGTTTGCTGGGCTATTTGGGAAAACCGGAACGATAAGGTTTGGAACAACACATATAAAGATCCTGCTTCCTTGCTTCGCTATGCTTTCTGTTTTGTGGAAAATTGGAGAGCGGTCTATGGTGCAAATATGTGTTTGGGGCGTCGTGTTACTCAACAGCCTGAGCATGGAATGTggcatccccccccccccccNAAGATCAATGTTGTGGTTGCTATGGATTTCGCGAATAGCAGAATGGGTTTTGGATGGGTGGTCCGGGATGATGCCGGGGTCATTCACGGAGTGGTTATGCGAACTGTTGAAGGCCTTTTTTCTGTTCGTGAGGCGGAAGCTATGGGAGCAAGGGAAGCTCTCAGTTGGATAAAGGGCAGGGGTTGGCAGCATGTGATTGTTGAGACTGATGCACAGGTTGTTGCAAATGCGGTTCAGACCGGGGGCAATTGTACTCCCTTCGGTGGTTTAATTGATGAGATCTGTGAGCTTTTGCATCAGCTTGAGTCGGCTTCTCTTGTTTTTATTAGTCGAAATTTTAATATGCCAGCACATGTTATAGCTAAGCGATCGCTGTCTATGGTAGGCGTTGAGTTTTGTGAGCTTTTTTATTCTATTCCCCGGTGTTTGGCTAGTCTTGTTTGTTTGAACTCTGTTTTGGCTTAA